From Agrobacterium tumefaciens, a single genomic window includes:
- a CDS encoding LysR family transcriptional regulator gives MRAADLSELAAFDAVARHRSFRRAAEERGVTASAISHAVSNLEARVGIRLLNRTTRSVSLTDAGAMLLAQLSPAFGDIGSALDALNQFRDTPFGKVRINAPSSVAPFVFRSVMAPLITANPNLEVEIVTTDRLVDIVEEGFDAGIRLGESLRDGMTAVKINPRLRFAVVGSPAYLATHPAPKSPEELQAHVCLRNIYPSGTPYPWEFSRAGKIIEFQPSGPLSLDDHELMVEAALSGIGLAYVWEERARPHIADGRLVECLASWSAPMEWLYIYYPTRRYISAGLRAVIEALRV, from the coding sequence AGGAGAGAGGTGTGACCGCATCCGCAATCAGTCACGCGGTCAGCAATCTCGAGGCACGGGTGGGCATACGCCTGTTGAACCGGACGACACGCAGCGTTTCGTTGACAGACGCTGGCGCAATGCTTCTGGCACAGCTTTCACCTGCATTCGGAGACATTGGTTCAGCGCTCGATGCGTTGAACCAGTTTCGCGATACACCTTTTGGAAAAGTTCGCATCAATGCGCCGAGTTCGGTCGCGCCTTTCGTTTTCCGCTCGGTCATGGCACCGCTGATAACGGCCAATCCCAATCTTGAAGTTGAGATTGTTACAACGGATCGACTGGTGGATATCGTCGAGGAGGGGTTCGACGCCGGGATAAGGCTCGGAGAAAGCCTTCGGGATGGTATGACGGCGGTAAAGATCAACCCTCGTCTCAGGTTTGCGGTGGTTGGTTCGCCCGCATATCTCGCCACGCATCCGGCTCCGAAATCTCCGGAGGAATTGCAGGCTCATGTCTGTCTGCGCAACATTTACCCTAGTGGCACGCCATATCCCTGGGAGTTCAGTCGAGCTGGAAAAATCATTGAATTTCAACCGTCGGGACCGCTCTCGCTTGATGACCACGAGTTGATGGTTGAGGCAGCGCTTTCCGGCATTGGTCTCGCCTATGTTTGGGAGGAGAGGGCACGTCCCCATATCGCCGATGGCAGGCTGGTAGAATGCCTAGCGTCCTGGAGCGCTCCGATGGAATGGCTCTACATCTATTACCCGACACGCAGGTATATATCCGCAGGCTTGCGTGCCGTGATTGAAGCCTTACGGGTCTAG